The Desulfuromonadales bacterium genomic interval TCGCCTCGACCCGACCCCCATGCCACTCCATGATGCCGAAACAGATGGAAAGGCCAAGCCCGGTCCCCTTGCCAACTTCCTTGGTGGTGAAAAAAGGATCGAAAATCGAGCGCAGTTTTTCGGCAGGGATGCCGACACCGCTGTCGGTGATTTCGACTACGGCCATCTTCTTCTCGGCACGGGTGACAATAGCGATTTCGCCCCCTGGCGCGGTC includes:
- a CDS encoding HAMP domain-containing sensor histidine kinase, which encodes TAPGGEIAIVTRAEKKMAVVEITDSGVGIPAEKLRSIFDPFFTTKEVGKGTGLGLSICFGIMEWHGGRVEARSKPGVGTTLALFFPIDEQAEGQWHEARES